One genomic window of Anaerofustis stercorihominis DSM 17244 includes the following:
- a CDS encoding PD-(D/E)XK nuclease family protein, giving the protein MIKIILSYIEEKAFFKASKDIRNELENQNVNKIFFLVPEQFTVEAERMLTDKLSAKGLIDIEVLSIKRLTNRILSKTRSEMPPVLDDSGKSMIIKVILNKLKNELTCFKSLTNKASFNENLSELFSELKKSNVASEDLNPDNFNNKNEEDYFYKKSLDIHKIYKAYNDFLSDDFIDFDDITLYASSVLDNVRFLDNTGIYYFGFEGFDRNVYSLIEAISKKNINQTFLFTTNTKEDTNNESYRIIDDTLYKLKKLAENNDEEVVTEIDKEDEKEKDIKFLADNIFSYDTKTFDDEINNIEIFKASTIYEEVEMTALNILKLIKEENADFKDIQVLPSDYDTYKEIISETFKKHNISFFLDNTTSIMDTNILRGILKILNIVEGNFKTHDIISFLKTGLTDLSKTDIETFENYALEFGIKGTMWTADFKRNNPDNEYDLAYLNEKKDELMLPLITLRNDLKDKTSVKEITNIFYDFLEEFGLYEKIITLVNKFKYKEDFENANKYAQIHNSIITALEQIYDFLGNEELSLSEYTKVLESGFNALKIGIIPSTIDSVNIASLSRSRSSEIKYLFILGVNDGVLPSNFSNSGGIFSNKEKLKAINEGINLRTTEQYKIDEERYFLTSVILKTEKKIFLSYPITGSNGDELLPSSIIFKIQDTMPKLKVKTLDKNNFEDNLSLISNYEATFKYLLNNKLHKNSSYKVNTLWDTLYDLYKEDDKGKYLIDIMNSALSFNNKAVIKNKKLIDEIYKGEIVTSISRLETYAKCPFSYFVSYALKPKERKKNEINKPDIGNILHEIISEFSRKIIDKEIKPENIEKAEVEKISFDITSEIIDKYSSGKFKNIINSAYFKNKLLRNASYSLNTIISELNRSNFKITSTESKFSEENEGAIKIVTNKNHLMTIHGIIDRVDTYEDDKGRYVKVIDYKTGNATFDFIKSYYGISMQLPIYLTASTNNDDKKPAGAFYFKITPPIENIKNSSSFEEIKEAVKENKLDGVVLDDKELMDKIDNNKNSIKVNRDKTNMLSSEDFSNLIIHTKNKAKGIIDDIAEGKIEIHPYMDKNNSTPCEWCKYNNICKFDTCFKDNNYNKLSNLSNKEIKELLSKEAENELD; this is encoded by the coding sequence AAAGGGACTTATTGATATTGAAGTACTTAGTATAAAAAGGCTTACAAACAGAATACTGTCAAAGACAAGAAGCGAAATGCCTCCCGTGCTTGATGACAGCGGGAAAAGTATGATAATCAAAGTTATCTTAAATAAATTAAAAAACGAACTCACATGCTTTAAATCTTTAACAAACAAAGCATCTTTCAACGAAAACTTAAGTGAATTATTCAGCGAGCTAAAAAAGAGTAATGTGGCAAGCGAAGATTTAAACCCGGATAATTTTAATAATAAAAACGAAGAAGATTACTTTTATAAAAAGTCTTTGGATATACATAAAATATATAAAGCTTATAATGATTTCCTATCTGATGATTTTATTGATTTTGACGATATAACTTTATATGCAAGTTCCGTACTTGATAATGTAAGATTTTTAGATAATACCGGTATTTATTATTTTGGATTTGAAGGGTTTGACAGAAACGTGTATAGCCTTATTGAGGCTATTTCAAAGAAGAACATAAATCAAACTTTTCTTTTTACAACCAACACGAAAGAAGATACCAATAATGAATCATATAGAATAATTGATGATACATTATACAAATTAAAAAAACTTGCAGAAAATAACGATGAAGAAGTTGTCACCGAAATAGATAAAGAAGACGAGAAAGAAAAAGATATTAAATTCCTAGCAGACAATATATTTTCATACGACACAAAAACCTTTGATGACGAAATCAATAATATAGAAATTTTTAAAGCTTCCACGATATATGAAGAAGTTGAGATGACAGCTCTTAATATACTTAAATTGATAAAAGAAGAAAATGCGGACTTTAAAGACATTCAAGTACTGCCTTCTGATTATGATACTTATAAAGAAATAATAAGCGAGACATTCAAGAAGCATAATATCAGCTTTTTTCTGGATAATACGACCAGTATAATGGATACCAATATACTTAGAGGCATTTTAAAAATATTAAATATAGTAGAAGGAAACTTCAAAACACACGACATTATATCCTTTTTAAAGACAGGCTTGACAGACTTATCCAAAACCGATATAGAAACTTTTGAAAATTACGCTCTCGAATTCGGTATCAAAGGAACTATGTGGACAGCTGATTTTAAAAGAAATAATCCGGATAATGAATATGACTTGGCTTATTTGAATGAAAAAAAAGATGAATTGATGTTGCCTTTAATTACTCTGAGAAATGATTTAAAAGATAAAACATCGGTCAAAGAAATAACAAATATCTTTTATGATTTCCTGGAAGAATTCGGGTTATATGAAAAAATCATTACTCTCGTAAACAAATTTAAATATAAAGAGGACTTTGAAAATGCGAATAAATATGCTCAAATTCACAACAGTATAATTACCGCACTGGAACAAATTTATGATTTCCTGGGAAATGAAGAACTCTCATTAAGCGAGTACACCAAAGTATTGGAAAGCGGATTTAACGCACTTAAAATAGGTATCATCCCCTCGACCATCGACAGCGTAAATATAGCAAGCCTATCGAGGAGCAGGAGCAGTGAAATCAAATATTTATTTATTTTGGGAGTAAATGATGGAGTGCTTCCAAGCAACTTCTCAAATTCAGGAGGTATCTTCTCAAACAAAGAAAAACTTAAGGCTATCAATGAAGGTATTAATTTAAGGACTACGGAACAGTACAAAATAGATGAGGAAAGATATTTTTTGACAAGCGTAATATTAAAAACCGAAAAGAAGATTTTTCTTTCATATCCTATTACCGGTTCTAACGGAGACGAACTCCTTCCAAGTTCCATTATCTTTAAAATTCAGGATACAATGCCTAAACTTAAAGTTAAAACTCTCGATAAAAACAACTTTGAAGATAACTTAAGTTTAATATCCAATTATGAAGCAACATTTAAATATTTACTAAACAATAAACTGCATAAAAACAGCAGTTATAAAGTAAATACTCTATGGGATACATTGTATGACTTATATAAAGAAGATGATAAAGGCAAGTACTTGATAGATATTATGAACAGTGCATTATCCTTTAACAACAAAGCCGTAATAAAAAATAAAAAATTAATAGATGAAATATATAAAGGTGAAATAGTAACAAGTATAAGCAGACTGGAAACCTATGCAAAATGTCCTTTCAGTTACTTTGTTTCTTATGCACTTAAACCTAAAGAAAGAAAGAAAAATGAAATAAATAAACCGGATATAGGAAATATCCTCCATGAAATCATATCGGAATTTTCGAGAAAGATAATAGATAAAGAAATAAAGCCGGAAAATATAGAAAAAGCAGAAGTTGAAAAAATCTCTTTTGATATAACAAGTGAGATAATAGATAAGTATTCTTCCGGAAAGTTTAAAAATATAATTAACAGTGCTTACTTTAAAAATAAGCTTCTTCGTAATGCTTCTTACTCTTTAAATACTATTATATCGGAGCTTAATAGGAGTAACTTTAAAATAACATCTACGGAAAGCAAATTCAGCGAAGAAAATGAAGGAGCAATAAAAATCGTTACAAATAAAAATCACCTAATGACTATTCACGGAATAATAGACAGAGTAGATACTTACGAAGACGATAAGGGAAGATATGTTAAGGTAATAGACTATAAAACAGGAAATGCCACTTTTGATTTTATAAAAAGTTACTATGGCATAAGTATGCAGCTGCCCATATATTTGACTGCCTCAACAAATAATGATGACAAAAAACCTGCAGGGGCTTTCTATTTTAAAATCACACCTCCTATAGAAAATATAAAAAACTCATCTTCATTTGAAGAAATAAAAGAAGCGGTAAAAGAGAATAAACTTGACGGAGTAGTTTTGGATGATAAAGAATTAATGGATAAAATCGATAATAATAAGAACTCCATCAAGGTCAACAGAGATAAAACAAACATGCTTTCAAGCGAGGACTTTTCAAATTTAATCATTCATACAAAGAACAAAGCAAAGGGAATAATAGACGACATAGCAGAGGGTAAAATAGAAATTCATCCTTATATGGATAAAAACAACTCTACACCTTGTGAATGGTGCAAGTATAATAATATTTGCAAATTTGATACATGCTTTAAAGATAATAACTATAATAAACTTAGCAATTTATCTAATAAAGAAATAAAGGAATTATTATCAAAGGAGGCAGAAAATGAACTGGACTAA